A region from the Variovorax sp. V93 genome encodes:
- a CDS encoding acetyl-CoA carboxylase biotin carboxylase subunit encodes MFKKILIANRGEIACRVAATARRMAIRTVAVYSDADAHANHVRACDESVHLGGSAPKDSYLRWEKILEAAKATGAEAVHPGYGFLSENEEFAQACADAGLVFIGPPPSAIKAMGLKAESKQLMEKAGVPLVPGYHGHDQNPQLLQREADRIGYPVLIKASAGGGGKGMRAVDRAEDFAAALASCQREAINSFGDDAVLIEKYVQRPRHIEIQVFGDTHGNYVYLFERDCSVQRRHQKVLEEAPAPGMTDAMRKQMGEAAVAAARAVNYVGAGTVEFIVEQREGGEMNFFFMEMNTRLQVEHPVTEAITGLDLVEWQLRVASGETLPAKQQELQIHGHAIEARICAENPDNNFLPATGSLRVYRKPQATAFQRSRVRIDDGVREGGEISPFYDSMIAKLIVHGSTRAEALARLDAALAQVQIVGVSTNVQFLRGILATESFSKANLDTALIERERAVLFDREALGLPLAAAAAITRTLITERPAGAPDPFERRDGWRSHGEYRRHFDFEFRGTEHAAVLAYKRDGSLWLEAGGVQGPLVVGQFPSGEFEVEFAGTRQTVDVHLDGATAHVFASKGATKITAIDRLAHAGDTHAEAGRLTAPMPGKVVSFAVKAGDKVSRGQPLAVMEAMKMEHTIAAPADGTVEELMFSPGEQVAEGDELLRMAALAA; translated from the coding sequence ATGTTTAAGAAGATCCTCATTGCCAACCGAGGCGAGATCGCCTGCCGTGTCGCGGCCACCGCTCGTCGCATGGCGATCCGCACCGTCGCCGTGTACTCCGATGCCGACGCGCATGCCAACCACGTGCGTGCCTGCGACGAGTCGGTGCACCTCGGCGGCAGCGCGCCCAAGGACAGCTACCTGCGCTGGGAGAAGATCCTCGAAGCCGCCAAGGCCACGGGCGCCGAAGCAGTGCACCCGGGCTACGGCTTCCTGAGCGAGAACGAGGAGTTCGCGCAGGCCTGCGCCGACGCCGGCCTGGTCTTCATCGGCCCGCCGCCATCGGCCATCAAGGCGATGGGCCTGAAGGCCGAATCGAAGCAGCTGATGGAGAAGGCCGGCGTGCCGCTGGTACCGGGCTACCACGGCCACGACCAGAACCCGCAGCTGCTGCAGCGCGAGGCCGACCGCATCGGCTACCCGGTGCTCATCAAGGCCAGCGCGGGCGGCGGCGGCAAGGGCATGCGCGCGGTCGACCGGGCCGAAGACTTTGCCGCGGCGCTCGCCTCGTGCCAGCGCGAGGCGATCAACAGCTTCGGCGACGACGCAGTGCTGATCGAGAAATACGTGCAGCGCCCGCGCCACATCGAGATCCAGGTGTTCGGCGACACGCACGGCAACTACGTCTACCTGTTCGAGCGCGACTGCTCGGTGCAGCGGCGCCACCAGAAGGTGCTCGAGGAAGCGCCCGCGCCCGGCATGACCGACGCGATGCGCAAGCAGATGGGCGAGGCGGCGGTGGCTGCGGCGCGCGCGGTGAACTACGTCGGTGCCGGCACGGTCGAGTTCATCGTCGAGCAGCGCGAAGGCGGAGAGATGAATTTTTTCTTCATGGAGATGAACACGCGTCTCCAGGTGGAGCATCCCGTGACCGAAGCCATCACGGGCCTCGATCTCGTCGAATGGCAGTTGCGCGTGGCCTCGGGCGAGACGCTGCCTGCGAAGCAGCAGGAGCTGCAGATCCACGGCCACGCGATCGAGGCGCGCATCTGTGCCGAGAATCCCGACAACAACTTCCTGCCTGCGACGGGCAGCTTGCGCGTCTACCGCAAGCCGCAGGCAACGGCGTTCCAGCGCAGCCGCGTGCGCATCGACGACGGCGTGCGCGAGGGCGGCGAGATCTCTCCGTTCTACGATTCGATGATCGCCAAGCTGATCGTGCACGGCAGCACGCGCGCCGAGGCGCTGGCGCGGCTCGATGCGGCGCTGGCGCAGGTGCAGATCGTGGGCGTGTCGACCAACGTGCAGTTCCTGCGCGGCATCCTCGCGACCGAATCGTTCTCGAAAGCGAACCTCGACACCGCGCTGATCGAGCGCGAGCGCGCCGTGCTGTTCGATCGCGAAGCGCTGGGCCTGCCGCTGGCCGCGGCCGCCGCCATCACGCGCACGCTCATCACCGAGCGGCCGGCCGGGGCACCCGACCCGTTCGAGCGGCGCGACGGCTGGCGCTCGCACGGCGAATACCGGCGCCACTTCGACTTCGAGTTCCGCGGCACGGAGCACGCGGCTGTGCTCGCCTACAAACGCGACGGCAGCCTCTGGCTCGAAGCCGGCGGCGTGCAGGGCCCGCTGGTCGTGGGCCAGTTCCCGTCGGGCGAGTTCGAGGTCGAGTTCGCCGGCACGCGGCAGACCGTGGACGTGCATCTGGATGGCGCCACGGCCCATGTGTTCGCGTCGAAGGGCGCGACGAAGATCACGGCGATCGACCGCCTGGCCCATGCCGGCGACACCCATGCCGAAGCCGGCCGGCTCACCGCGCCGATGCCCGGCAAGGTCGTGTCCTTCGCGGTCAAGGCCGGCGACAAGGTCAGCCGCGGCCAGCCGCTCGCAGTGATGGAGGCCATGAAGATGGAGCACACCATCGCGGCGCCGGCCGACGGCACGGTGGAAGAACTGATGTTCTCGCCCGGCGAGCAGGTGGCCGAGGGCGACGAACTGTTGCGGATGGCTGCGCTTGCGGCTTAG
- a CDS encoding DUF4126 domain-containing protein has translation MNSLDMPQLLALAAAIGWASGVRLYLVVLLTGLAGYFGWVPLPSGLQLLAHPVVIAASGFMVFIEFFADKIPGLDSLWDVVHTAIRIPAGAALAASVFGADHGAMAIVAALVGGGFAATAHAAKATTRAAINTSPEPFSNVGASLVEDSMVPAGLWLAVAHPLVFLLLFVFVLVLSVWLIRKSWRFLKALFVRVARIFSGRPDPGVAPAFQLKKNPPGDTPNV, from the coding sequence ATGAACTCGCTCGACATGCCCCAGCTGCTCGCACTGGCCGCGGCCATCGGCTGGGCCAGCGGCGTGCGGCTGTACCTGGTCGTGCTGCTGACCGGGCTGGCCGGCTACTTCGGCTGGGTGCCGCTGCCCAGTGGCTTGCAGCTGCTCGCGCATCCGGTGGTCATCGCGGCCAGCGGCTTCATGGTGTTCATCGAGTTCTTCGCCGACAAGATCCCGGGCCTCGACTCGCTGTGGGACGTGGTGCACACGGCCATCCGCATTCCAGCCGGCGCGGCGCTCGCGGCCAGCGTGTTCGGTGCCGACCATGGTGCGATGGCCATCGTGGCCGCGCTCGTGGGCGGCGGTTTCGCGGCCACCGCGCATGCGGCCAAGGCCACGACGCGCGCGGCCATCAACACATCGCCCGAGCCGTTCTCGAACGTGGGCGCCTCGCTGGTCGAGGACAGCATGGTGCCCGCGGGCTTGTGGCTTGCCGTTGCGCACCCGCTGGTCTTCCTGCTGCTGTTCGTCTTCGTGCTGGTGCTCAGCGTGTGGCTCATCCGCAAGAGCTGGCGCTTTCTCAAGGCGCTGTTCGTCCGCGTGGCCCGCATCTTCAGCGGCCGGCCCGATCCGGGCGTCGCGCCTGCATTCCAACTGAAAAAAAATCCTCCGGGAGACACTCCGAATGTTTAA
- a CDS encoding enoyl-CoA hydratase/isomerase family protein: MSNFIKLKLETSEGPIARIWLDQPDARNAFDDVVIAELTQAFAEAGAAPQVKAIVLGASGPAFCAGANLNWMRRMADYTRSENIADAGKLAAMLRTIAECPKPTIARVQGDVYAGGMGLVAACDMAVSVDTAWYCLSEVKIGLVPATISPYVLRAMGTRASQRYFLTAERFTAAEAHRIGFVHEVVAADALDAKVDELLKALTSASPAAVRACKQLIADVDGREIDDALIAKTVEGIADIRASDEGREGVQAFLQKRKPSWLGH; the protein is encoded by the coding sequence ATGAGCAACTTCATCAAACTGAAACTCGAAACCAGCGAAGGCCCCATCGCACGCATCTGGCTCGACCAGCCCGACGCGCGCAATGCCTTCGACGACGTGGTCATCGCCGAGCTCACGCAGGCCTTCGCCGAAGCCGGCGCCGCGCCGCAGGTGAAGGCCATCGTGCTCGGCGCCAGCGGCCCGGCCTTCTGTGCGGGCGCGAATCTCAACTGGATGCGCCGCATGGCCGACTACACGCGCAGCGAGAACATCGCCGACGCGGGCAAGCTGGCCGCCATGCTGCGCACCATTGCCGAATGCCCCAAGCCCACCATCGCACGCGTGCAGGGCGATGTGTATGCGGGCGGCATGGGGCTGGTCGCGGCCTGCGACATGGCGGTGAGCGTCGATACGGCGTGGTATTGCCTGAGCGAAGTCAAGATCGGCCTCGTGCCCGCGACCATCAGCCCGTACGTGCTGCGTGCCATGGGTACGCGCGCCTCGCAGCGCTACTTCCTCACGGCCGAGCGCTTCACGGCCGCCGAGGCGCACCGCATCGGCTTCGTGCATGAAGTGGTGGCGGCCGATGCGCTCGACGCCAAGGTCGACGAACTCCTGAAGGCGCTCACCAGCGCCAGCCCGGCCGCGGTGCGCGCCTGCAAGCAGTTGATCGCCGACGTGGACGGCCGCGAGATCGACGACGCGCTGATCGCCAAGACCGTCGAGGGCATCGCCGACATCCGCGCCAGCGATGAAGGCCGCGAGGGCGTGCAGGCCTTCCTGCAGAAGCGCAAGCCCTCCTGGCTGGGCCACTGA
- a CDS encoding carboxyl transferase domain-containing protein: protein MSKIETKLNARSADFQANAAAMRALVDDLHKQFAKVEQGGGEAARAKHTARGKLLPRDRVAELLDPGTPFLEIAPLAAHAMYLDAKGAESAPGAGLIAGIGRVNGVDCMIVCNDATVKGGTYYPMTVKKHLRAQEIAEQNRLPCIYLVDSGGANLPNQDEVFPDREHFGRIFYNQANMSAQGIAQIAVVMGSCTAGGAYVPAMSDESIIVKNQGTIFLGGPPLVKAATGEVVTAEDLGGGDVHTRLSGVVDHLAQNDLHALALARSAVANLNARAADAPAKAEVREPAFPREELYGVIPTDTRKPFDVREIIARIVDGSEFHEFKARFGATLVCGFAEIEGMPVGIIANNGILFSESAQKGAHFIELCCHRKIPLVFLQNITGFMVGRKYENEGIARHGAKMVTAVATANVPKFTIIIGGSFGAGNYGMCGRAYSPRFLWMWPNARISVMGGEQAASVLATVKRDGIELKGGSWSKEEEEAFKAPIRQQYEDQGHPYYATARLWDDGIIDPADTRRVLALGLAAARNAPIPEPKFGIFRM from the coding sequence ATGAGCAAGATCGAAACCAAACTCAACGCGCGTTCCGCAGACTTCCAGGCCAATGCCGCAGCGATGCGCGCGCTGGTCGACGACCTGCACAAGCAGTTCGCGAAAGTGGAGCAGGGCGGCGGAGAGGCCGCGCGCGCCAAGCACACGGCGCGCGGCAAGCTGCTGCCGCGCGACCGCGTGGCCGAGCTGCTCGACCCCGGCACGCCCTTCCTCGAGATCGCGCCGCTGGCTGCGCATGCGATGTACCTCGATGCCAAGGGCGCGGAGTCCGCGCCCGGCGCCGGCCTCATCGCGGGCATCGGCCGCGTGAACGGCGTCGACTGCATGATCGTGTGCAACGACGCAACCGTGAAGGGCGGCACCTACTACCCGATGACGGTCAAGAAGCACCTGCGCGCGCAGGAGATCGCCGAGCAGAACCGCCTGCCCTGCATCTACCTGGTCGACTCGGGCGGCGCCAACCTGCCGAACCAGGACGAGGTGTTCCCGGACCGTGAGCACTTCGGGCGCATCTTCTACAACCAGGCCAACATGAGCGCCCAGGGTATTGCGCAGATCGCGGTGGTCATGGGCTCGTGCACGGCGGGCGGCGCCTACGTGCCGGCGATGAGCGACGAGTCGATCATCGTGAAGAACCAGGGCACCATCTTCCTGGGCGGCCCGCCGCTCGTGAAGGCCGCGACGGGCGAGGTCGTCACGGCCGAGGACCTGGGCGGCGGCGACGTGCACACGCGGCTCTCGGGCGTGGTCGACCACCTGGCGCAGAACGACCTGCATGCGCTCGCGCTCGCACGGTCGGCGGTGGCCAACCTCAACGCCAGGGCGGCCGATGCCCCGGCGAAGGCCGAGGTGCGCGAGCCCGCATTCCCGCGCGAAGAGCTCTACGGCGTGATTCCGACCGACACGCGCAAGCCCTTCGACGTGCGCGAGATCATCGCGCGCATCGTCGACGGCAGCGAGTTCCACGAGTTCAAGGCCCGCTTCGGCGCCACCTTGGTCTGCGGCTTTGCCGAGATCGAGGGCATGCCGGTCGGCATCATCGCCAACAACGGCATCCTGTTTTCCGAATCGGCACAGAAGGGTGCGCACTTCATCGAGCTGTGCTGCCATCGCAAGATCCCGCTGGTGTTCCTGCAGAACATCACGGGCTTCATGGTGGGCCGCAAGTACGAGAACGAAGGCATCGCGCGCCACGGCGCCAAGATGGTGACGGCCGTGGCCACCGCCAACGTGCCCAAGTTCACCATCATCATCGGCGGCAGCTTCGGCGCCGGCAACTACGGCATGTGCGGCCGCGCGTACAGCCCGCGCTTTCTCTGGATGTGGCCCAACGCGCGCATCAGCGTGATGGGCGGCGAGCAGGCTGCGAGCGTGCTGGCCACGGTGAAGCGCGACGGCATCGAATTGAAGGGCGGCAGCTGGAGCAAGGAAGAGGAAGAGGCCTTCAAGGCGCCGATCCGCCAGCAGTACGAAGACCAGGGCCACCCGTACTACGCGACCGCGCGGTTGTGGGACGACGGGATCATCGACCCGGCGGACACGCGGCGGGTGCTGGCGCTCGGCCTTGCTGCTGCGCGCAACGCGCCCATTCCAGAGCCGAAGTTCGGCATCTTCCGCATGTGA
- a CDS encoding AMP-binding protein: protein MNMTASLTESYSKGATNVPLIEQTIGDFFDGMAAKQPDREALVSRHEGKRFTYRELQAESNKLASALLKLGLAPGDRVGIWSHNNAPWVLMQIATAKAGLILVNINPAYRTSELEYALNKVGCKALVTMAKFKTSDYLGMLRELGPKRLPQLRHTFWIDGKAAADVQEPGMQRFSELLASGDAADPRVAQVQKTLKATDPINIQFTSGTTGFPKGATLTHRNILNNGFFIGECMKLTPADRLCIPVPLYHCFGMVLGNLACLTHGSAIVYPNDGFDPLTVLETVQAEKCTGLHGVPTMFIAELDHPRFKEFDLSTLRTGIMAGSPCPTEVMKRVVNEMHLSEITIAYGMTETSPVSCQSSTDTPLDKRVSTVGTVQPHLEIKIIDPETGAIVPRGSSGEFCTRGYSVMHGYWEDEPKTREAIDAEHWMHTGDLATMDAEGYVNIVGRIKDLVIRGGENIYPREIEEFLYRHPKVQDVQVVGLPDRKYGEELCAWIIVKPGQAATEDEIRDFCKGQIAHYKVPKYIRFVAEFPMTVTGKIQKFKIRDAMTEQLGLQQEKTA, encoded by the coding sequence ATGAACATGACTGCTTCGTTGACTGAAAGCTACAGCAAGGGCGCCACCAACGTCCCCCTCATCGAGCAAACCATCGGCGATTTCTTCGACGGCATGGCCGCGAAGCAGCCCGACCGCGAGGCGCTCGTCAGCCGCCACGAAGGCAAGCGCTTCACCTACCGCGAGCTCCAGGCCGAGTCCAACAAGCTGGCCAGCGCATTGCTCAAGCTGGGGCTCGCACCCGGCGACCGCGTGGGCATCTGGTCGCACAACAACGCGCCCTGGGTGCTGATGCAGATCGCGACCGCCAAGGCCGGGCTGATCCTCGTCAACATCAACCCGGCCTACCGCACCTCCGAACTCGAATACGCGCTCAACAAGGTCGGCTGCAAGGCGCTGGTGACGATGGCGAAGTTCAAGACCAGCGACTACCTGGGCATGCTGCGCGAACTCGGCCCCAAGCGCCTGCCGCAGCTGCGCCACACCTTCTGGATCGACGGCAAGGCCGCGGCTGATGTGCAGGAGCCCGGCATGCAGCGCTTCAGCGAGCTGCTCGCGAGCGGCGACGCGGCCGACCCGCGCGTGGCACAGGTGCAGAAGACGCTCAAGGCCACCGACCCGATCAACATCCAGTTCACGAGCGGCACCACGGGCTTCCCGAAGGGCGCGACGCTCACGCACCGCAACATCCTCAACAACGGCTTCTTCATCGGCGAATGCATGAAGCTCACGCCGGCCGACAGGCTGTGCATCCCGGTGCCGCTCTACCACTGCTTCGGCATGGTGCTCGGCAACCTGGCCTGCCTCACGCACGGCTCGGCCATCGTGTATCCGAACGACGGCTTCGATCCGCTCACGGTGCTCGAGACCGTGCAGGCCGAGAAGTGCACGGGCCTGCACGGCGTGCCCACGATGTTCATCGCCGAACTCGACCATCCGCGCTTCAAGGAGTTCGACCTGTCCACGCTGCGCACCGGCATCATGGCCGGTTCGCCGTGCCCGACCGAGGTGATGAAGCGCGTGGTGAATGAAATGCATCTCAGCGAAATCACCATCGCCTACGGCATGACCGAGACCAGCCCGGTGAGCTGCCAGAGCAGCACCGACACGCCGCTCGACAAGCGCGTGTCCACCGTGGGCACGGTGCAGCCGCACCTGGAGATCAAGATCATCGACCCCGAGACCGGCGCCATCGTGCCGCGCGGCAGCTCCGGCGAGTTCTGCACGCGCGGCTACTCGGTGATGCACGGCTACTGGGAAGACGAGCCGAAGACCCGCGAGGCGATCGATGCCGAGCACTGGATGCACACCGGCGACCTGGCCACCATGGACGCCGAGGGCTACGTCAACATCGTCGGCCGCATCAAGGACCTCGTGATCCGCGGCGGCGAGAACATCTACCCGCGCGAGATCGAGGAATTTTTGTACCGCCATCCCAAGGTGCAGGACGTGCAGGTGGTCGGCCTGCCCGACAGGAAGTACGGCGAGGAGCTCTGCGCCTGGATCATCGTCAAGCCCGGCCAGGCCGCGACCGAGGACGAGATCCGCGATTTCTGCAAGGGCCAGATTGCGCACTACAAGGTGCCGAAGTACATCCGCTTCGTCGCCGAGTTCCCGATGACGGTGACCGGCAAGATCCAGAAATTCAAGATCCGCGATGCCATGACCGAGCAACTCGGCCTCCAGCAAGAAAAGACAGCATGA
- a CDS encoding isovaleryl-CoA dehydrogenase translates to MHDPGLNFDLGDTIDSLRSAIQDFAANEIAPRAADIDRDNLFPHDLWRKLGELGLHGMTVKEEFGGTELGYLAHIVAMEEVSRASASVGLSYGAHSNLCVNQIHRNGSDAQKKKYLPRLVSGEHVGALAMSEPNAGSDVVSMKLKAEKKNGYYVLNGGKMWITNGGDADTLVIYAKTEPEMGARGMTAFIVEKGFKGFSAGTKLDKLGMRGSNTYPLFFDNCEVPEENVLGGEGMGAKVLMSGLDYERAVLSGGPLGIMAACMDAVLPFIHERKQFGQSIGEFQLMQGKLADMYSTWQATRAYVYAVGKACDRNDHARTFRKDAAGAILYSAEKATWMAGEAIQALGGVGYTKDFPVERLWRDAKLYEIGAGTSEIRRMLIGRELFSETA, encoded by the coding sequence ATGCACGATCCCGGCCTGAACTTCGACCTGGGCGACACCATCGACTCGCTGCGCAGCGCGATCCAGGACTTTGCCGCGAACGAGATCGCCCCGCGCGCCGCCGACATCGACCGCGACAACCTGTTCCCGCACGACCTGTGGCGCAAGCTCGGCGAGCTCGGCCTGCACGGCATGACGGTGAAGGAAGAATTCGGCGGCACCGAGCTGGGCTACCTGGCGCACATCGTGGCCATGGAAGAGGTGTCGCGCGCCTCGGCCTCGGTCGGCCTCTCGTACGGCGCGCACTCCAACCTGTGCGTGAACCAGATCCACCGCAACGGCAGCGACGCGCAGAAGAAGAAATACCTGCCCAGGCTCGTGAGCGGCGAGCACGTGGGCGCGCTGGCCATGAGCGAGCCCAACGCCGGCTCCGACGTCGTGAGCATGAAGCTCAAGGCCGAGAAGAAGAACGGCTACTACGTGCTCAACGGCGGCAAGATGTGGATCACCAACGGCGGCGACGCCGATACCCTGGTGATCTACGCCAAGACCGAACCCGAGATGGGTGCGCGCGGCATGACGGCCTTCATCGTCGAAAAGGGCTTCAAGGGCTTCTCGGCCGGCACCAAGCTCGACAAGCTCGGCATGCGCGGCTCCAACACCTATCCGCTGTTCTTCGACAACTGCGAAGTGCCCGAAGAGAACGTGCTCGGCGGTGAAGGCATGGGCGCCAAGGTGCTGATGAGCGGCCTCGACTATGAGCGCGCGGTGCTCTCGGGCGGGCCGCTGGGCATCATGGCCGCCTGCATGGACGCGGTGCTGCCCTTCATCCACGAGCGCAAGCAGTTCGGCCAGAGCATCGGCGAATTCCAGCTGATGCAGGGCAAGCTCGCGGACATGTACTCGACCTGGCAGGCCACGCGCGCTTACGTGTACGCCGTGGGCAAGGCCTGCGACCGCAACGACCATGCGCGCACCTTCCGCAAGGACGCGGCCGGCGCCATTCTCTATTCGGCCGAGAAGGCCACGTGGATGGCCGGCGAGGCGATCCAGGCGCTGGGCGGCGTGGGCTACACGAAGGACTTTCCGGTCGAGCGGCTGTGGCGCGATGCCAAGCTGTACGAGATCGGGGCCGGCACCAGCGAGATCCGACGCATGCTGATCGGGCGCGAGCTGTTTTCGGAAACGGCCTAG
- a CDS encoding AraC family transcriptional regulator has product MSSPSFLRPARAVTPMAFVRAIVQGYERYGIDPSAALQAAQITPRELARPGARVTAAQFEALSGHAMQELDDEALGWFSRRLPWGSYGMLCRASLTSPDLGVAIKRWCRHHRLLTEDITLALEVSGGVATLRIAEHRPLDEAFREFCLVTSLRFLHGYVCWAIDSRISLRDATFPFAAPPHRDAYPLMFTPEVRFDAPEASISFDERYLALPLQRDERALRTMLKRALPLTVLQYRRDRLLGQRVRELLRSRAAEATTAEALATLLNVSGRTLHRQLHEEGTSLQALKNEVRHEMAVEQLRRTNRPIKQVALAVGFRNEKSFSRAFLQWTGHAPRDFRLRGL; this is encoded by the coding sequence ATGTCGTCCCCGTCCTTCCTCCGACCTGCCCGCGCCGTCACGCCGATGGCCTTCGTGAGAGCCATCGTGCAGGGCTACGAGCGCTATGGCATCGATCCGTCCGCGGCGCTGCAAGCGGCACAGATCACGCCGCGCGAGCTGGCCCGGCCGGGCGCGCGGGTGACGGCTGCGCAGTTCGAGGCGCTGTCGGGCCATGCGATGCAGGAGCTCGACGACGAGGCGCTCGGCTGGTTCTCGCGGCGGCTGCCTTGGGGCAGCTACGGCATGCTGTGCCGCGCCTCGCTGACCTCGCCCGACCTGGGCGTGGCCATCAAGCGCTGGTGCCGCCATCACCGCCTGCTGACCGAGGACATCACGCTGGCGCTGGAGGTGTCGGGCGGCGTGGCCACGCTGCGCATCGCCGAGCACCGCCCGCTGGACGAGGCGTTCCGCGAGTTCTGCCTGGTGACGAGCCTGCGCTTCTTGCACGGGTACGTCTGCTGGGCCATCGATTCGCGTATCTCGCTGCGGGACGCGACCTTTCCCTTTGCAGCGCCGCCGCACCGCGACGCCTATCCGCTGATGTTCACGCCCGAGGTGCGCTTCGATGCGCCCGAGGCGAGCATCAGCTTCGACGAGCGCTATCTCGCGCTGCCGCTGCAGCGCGACGAGCGTGCGCTGCGCACCATGCTCAAGCGGGCGCTGCCGCTCACGGTGCTGCAGTACCGGCGCGACCGCCTGCTGGGCCAGCGCGTGCGCGAGCTGCTGCGTTCGCGCGCCGCCGAGGCCACCACGGCGGAGGCGCTGGCCACGCTGCTCAATGTGTCGGGCCGCACGCTGCACCGGCAGCTGCACGAGGAAGGCACCTCGCTGCAGGCGCTGAAGAACGAAGTGCGCCACGAGATGGCGGTGGAGCAGCTGCGCCGCACCAACCGGCCGATCAAGCAGGTGGCACTGGCGGTGGGCTTTCGCAACGAGAAGAGCTTTTCGCGTGCGTTCCTGCAGTGGACCGGGCATGCGCCGCGGGACTTTCGGCTGCGGGGGTTGTAG
- a CDS encoding thioredoxin family protein → MTSEYKTEQPDRAEIDALKGPAVVEFGTNWCGICKAAQPSIAEAFAKYPDIPRIKVEDGSGRPLGRSFNVRLWPTLVFMRDGQQVAKLVRPEDSQSIADALALIAQPG, encoded by the coding sequence ATGACTTCCGAATACAAGACCGAGCAGCCCGACCGCGCCGAGATCGATGCCCTGAAGGGCCCGGCCGTGGTCGAGTTCGGCACCAACTGGTGCGGCATCTGCAAGGCCGCGCAACCGAGCATCGCCGAAGCCTTTGCCAAGTACCCGGACATCCCGCGCATCAAGGTCGAGGACGGCAGCGGGAGGCCGCTGGGCCGCTCGTTCAACGTGCGGTTGTGGCCCACGCTGGTGTTCATGCGCGACGGCCAGCAGGTTGCGAAGCTGGTGCGGCCGGAAGACAGCCAGTCGATCGCCGATGCGCTGGCGTTGATTGCGCAGCCGGGCTGA
- a CDS encoding HAD family phosphatase, protein MTPFPFDAVLFDCDGVLVDSEPITNRVLAEMLGELGWHLTTEESMNTFTGKAVKDEAALIESKTGVRITEDWLKAFRARRNEALERDLVAIAHAPAAIREIHARLRGRIACASGADRHKVELQLAKVGLLECFEGRIFSGHEMPRSKPYPDVYLAAAEALGVDPKRCAVVEDTVTGAMAGVAAGATVFGYSTGESGHSGPEALRSVGALQVFSDMQELPALLASHGLQPA, encoded by the coding sequence ATGACCCCATTCCCCTTCGACGCCGTACTCTTCGACTGCGACGGCGTCCTCGTCGATTCCGAACCCATCACCAACCGCGTGCTCGCCGAGATGCTCGGCGAGCTCGGCTGGCATCTCACCACCGAAGAGTCGATGAACACCTTCACCGGCAAGGCCGTGAAGGACGAAGCCGCGCTCATCGAATCGAAGACCGGCGTCAGGATCACCGAAGACTGGCTCAAGGCCTTCAGGGCCCGCCGCAACGAAGCCCTCGAGCGCGACCTCGTGGCCATCGCCCACGCCCCGGCGGCCATCCGCGAGATCCATGCGCGGCTCCGGGGCCGCATCGCCTGCGCCTCGGGCGCCGACCGCCACAAGGTCGAACTGCAACTGGCGAAGGTCGGGCTGCTCGAGTGCTTCGAGGGCCGCATCTTCAGCGGCCACGAGATGCCGCGCTCCAAGCCCTATCCCGACGTATACCTTGCCGCCGCCGAGGCGCTGGGTGTCGATCCGAAGCGCTGCGCGGTGGTCGAGGACACCGTCACGGGCGCAATGGCCGGCGTGGCCGCGGGTGCCACCGTGTTCGGCTACAGCACCGGCGAATCGGGCCACAGCGGCCCCGAGGCGCTGCGCAGCGTCGGCGCGCTGCAGGTGTTCAGCGACATGCAGGAACTGCCTGCGCTGCTTGCTTCGCACGGCCTGCAGCCGGCCTGA